One Silene latifolia isolate original U9 population chromosome 4, ASM4854445v1, whole genome shotgun sequence DNA segment encodes these proteins:
- the LOC141653464 gene encoding glutamyl-tRNA(Gln) amidotransferase subunit C, chloroplastic/mitochondrial produces MATYSSSRMLLAFRSRTTDIPIAFPNLFFQKRIQRNYSIKSSTLDPPDVARLAQTARISLSSQEVEEFGPKIQQVVDWFGQLQAVDLESIEPAIRSDIDGDNLRGDVPLEFEDKDAIIAAIPNYDEPYIKVPKVLSKE; encoded by the exons ATGGCAACTTATAGCAGCAGCAGAATGCTACTTGCATTCAGGTCAAGAACTACAGACATCCCAATAGCATTCCCAAATTTGTTCTTTCAGAAAAGAATCCAAAGGAATTACTCCATTAAATCATCAACTCTTGATCCTCCTGATGTTGCTCGTTTAGCTCAAACTGCTCGTATATCTCTCTCTTCTCAGGAA GTTGAGGAATTTGGTCCTAAAATTCAGCAAGTTGTTGATTG GTTCGGACAACTTCAAGCCGTTGATCTTGAGAGTATTGAGCCAGCTATTCGATCAG ATATTGATGGTGACAATTTACGAGGAGATGTGCCTCTAGAGTTTGAAGATAA GGATGCCATTATTGCTGCTATCCCAAACTATGATGAACCATACATTAAGGTGCCCAAAGTTTTGAGCAAAGAGTAA